A window from Bubalus kerabau isolate K-KA32 ecotype Philippines breed swamp buffalo chromosome 5, PCC_UOA_SB_1v2, whole genome shotgun sequence encodes these proteins:
- the MARK2 gene encoding serine/threonine-protein kinase MARK2 isoform X2, with the protein MSSARTPLPTLNERDTEQPPLGHLDKPSSKSNMLRGRNSATSADEQPHIGNYRLLKTIGKGNFAKVKLARHILTGKEVAVKIIDKTQLNSSSLQKLFREVRIMKVLNHPNIVKLFEVIETEKTLYLVMEYASGGEVFDYLVAHGRMKEKEARAKFRQIVSAVQYCHQKFIVHRDLKAENLLLDADMNIKIADFGFSNEFTFGNKLDTFCGSPPYAAPELFQGKKYDGPEVDVWSLGVILYTLVSGSLPFDGQNLKELRERVLRGKYRIPFYMSTDCENLLKKFLILNPSKRGTLEQIMKDRWMNVGHEDDELKPYVEPLPDYKDPRRTELMVSMGYTREEIQDSLVSQRYNEVMATYLLLGYKSSELEGDTITLKPRPSADLANSSAPSPSHKVQRSVSANPKQRRFSDQAGPAIPTSNSYSKKTQSNNAENKRPEEDRESGRKASSTAKVPASPLPGLERKKTTPTPSTNSVLSTSTNRSRNSPLLERASLGQASIQNGKDSLTMPGSRASTASASAAVSAARPRQHQKSMSASVHPNKATGLPPTDSNCEVPRPSTAPQRVPVASPSAHNISSSGGAPDRTNFPRGVSSRSTFHAGQLRQVRDQQNLPYGVTPASPSGNSQGRRGASGSIFSKFTSKFVRRNLNEPESKDRLETHRPHVVGSGGNDKEKEDFREAKPRSLRFTWSMKTTSSMEPNEMMREIRKVLDANSCQSELHEKYMLLCMHGTPGHESFVQWEMEVCKLPRLSLNGVRFKRISGTSMAFKNIASKIANELKL; encoded by the exons CCCCCCTTGGGACACCTCGACAAGCCCAGCAGTAAGTCCAACATGCTGCGGGGCCGCAACTCAGCCACCTCTGCTGACGAGCAGCCCCATATCGGCAACTACCGGCTCCTTAAGACCATCGGCAAGGGTAACTTCGCCAAGGTGAAGCTGGCTCGGCATATCCTGACTGGGAAAGAG GTAGCTGTAAAGATCATTGACAAGACTCAGCTGAAttcctccagcctccagaaa CTGTTCCGTGAAGTAAGAATAATGAAGGTTCTGAACCATCCCAACATAG TTAAGTTATTTGAAGTGATCGAGACTGAGAAAACACTCTACCTGGTCATGGAGTACGCCAGTGGAG GAGAGGTGTTTGATTACCTAGTGGCTCATGGCaggatgaaagaaaaagaggCTCGAGCCAAATTCCGCCAG ATAGTGTCTGCTGTGCAGTACTGTCACCAGAAGTTCATTGTCCACAGAGACCTAAAG GCAGAAAACCTGCTCTTGGATGCTGATATGAACATCAAGATTGCAGACTTTGGCTTCAGCAATGAATTCACCTTTGGGAACAAGCTGGATACCTTCTGTGGCAGTCCTCCTTATGCTGCCCCAGAGCTCTTCCAGGGCAAAAAGTACGATGGACCCGAGGTGGATGTGTGGAGCCTGGGAGTTATCCTGTACACACTGGTCAGCGGATCCCTGCCTTTTGATGGACAGAACCTCAAG GAGCTACGGGAGCGGGTACTGAGGGGGAAATACCGTATTCCGTTCTACATGTCCACAGACTGTGAAAACCTGCTCAAGAAATTTCTCATTCTCAATCCCAGCAAGAGAGGCACTTTAGAG CAAATCATGAAAGATCGGTGGATGAATGTGGGTCACGAAGATGATGAATTAAAGCCTTATGTGGAGCCACTCCCTGACTACAAGGACCCCCGGCGGACAG AGTTGATGGTGTCCATGGGTTACACGCGGGAAGAGATCCAGGACTCACTGGTGAGCCAGAGGTACAACGAGGTGATGGCCACCTATCTGCTCCTGGGCTACAAGAGCTCCGAG CTGGAGGGCGACACCATCACCTTGAAGCCCCGGCCTTCAGCTGATCTGGCCAATAGCagtgccccctccccctcccacaagGTACAGCGCAGCGTCTCCGCCAACCCCAAGCAGCGGCGCTTCAGCGACCAGG CTGGCCCTGCCATCCCCACCTCCAATTCCTACTCTAAGAAGACTCAGAGCAACAACGCAGAAAACAAGCGGCCTGAAGAGGACCGGGAGTCAGGACGGAAGGCCAGCAGCACAGCCAAAGTGCCTGCCAGccccctgcctggcctggagaggaagaagACCACCCCAACACCCTCCACG AACAGCGTCCTCTCCACCAGCACAAACCGAAGCAGGAATTCCCCACTCCTGGAGAGGGCCAGCCTTGGCCAGGCCTCCATCCAGAATGGCAAAGACAG CCTAACCATGCCAGGGTCCCGGGCCTCCACGGCTTCTGCTTCCGCCGCGGTCTCTGCGGCCCGGCCCCGCCAGCACCAGAAATCCATGTCGGCCTCCGTGCACCCCAACAAGGCCACTGGGCTGCCCCCCACGGACAGTAACTGTGAGGTGCCGCGGCCCAG CACAGCCCCCCAGCGTGTCCCTGTCGCCTCCCCCTCCGCCCACAACATCAGCAGCAGTGGTGGAGCCCCAGACCGAACTAATTTCCCCCGGGGTGTGTCCAGTCGAAGCACCTTCCATGCTGGACAGCTCCGGCAGGTGCGGGACCAGCAGAATTTGCCCTACGGTGTcaccccagcctctccctctgGCAACAGCCAGGGCCGGCGGGGGGCCTCGGGGAGCATCTTCAGCAAATTCACCTCCAAGTTTGTGCGCAG gaacctgaaTGAACCTGAAAGCAAAGACCGATTGGAGACGCACAG ACCTCACGTGGTGGGCAGCGGTGGCAACGACAAAGAGAAGGAAGACTTTCGGGAGGCCAAGCCCCGCTCACTGCGCTTCACGTGGAGCATGAAGACCACGAGCTCCATGGAGCCCAACGAGATGATGCGGGAGATCCGCAAGGTGCTGGACGCCAACAGCTGCCAGAGCGAGCTGCACGAGAAGTACATGCTGCTGTGCATGCACGGCACACCCGGCCACGAGAGCTTCGTGCAGTGGGAGATGGAGGTGTGCAAACTGCCGCGCCTGTCTCTCAACGGCGTTCGGTTTAAGCGGATATCAGGCACCTCCATGGCCTTCAAAAACATTGCCTCCAAAATAGCCAACGAGCTTAAGCTTTAA
- the MARK2 gene encoding serine/threonine-protein kinase MARK2 isoform X5, with the protein MSSARTPLPTLNERDTEQPPLGHLDKPSSKSNMLRGRNSATSADEQPHIGNYRLLKTIGKGNFAKVKLARHILTGKEVAVKIIDKTQLNSSSLQKLFREVRIMKVLNHPNIVKLFEVIETEKTLYLVMEYASGGEVFDYLVAHGRMKEKEARAKFRQIVSAVQYCHQKFIVHRDLKAENLLLDADMNIKIADFGFSNEFTFGNKLDTFCGSPPYAAPELFQGKKYDGPEVDVWSLGVILYTLVSGSLPFDGQNLKELRERVLRGKYRIPFYMSTDCENLLKKFLILNPSKRGTLEQIMKDRWMNVGHEDDELKPYVEPLPDYKDPRRTELMVSMGYTREEIQDSLVSQRYNEVMATYLLLGYKSSELEGDTITLKPRPSADLANSSAPSPSHKVQRSVSANPKQRRFSDQAGPAIPTSNSYSKKTQSNNAENKRPEEDRESGRKASSTAKVPASPLPGLERKKTTPTPSTNSVLSTSTNRSRNSPLLERASLGQASIQNGKDSTAPQRVPVASPSAHNISSSGGAPDRTNFPRGVSSRSTFHAGQLRQVRDQQNLPYGVTPASPSGNSQGRRGASGSIFSKFTSKFVRRNLSFRFARRNLNEPESKDRLETHRPHVVGSGGNDKEKEDFREAKPRSLRFTWSMKTTSSMEPNEMMREIRKVLDANSCQSELHEKYMLLCMHGTPGHESFVQWEMEVCKLPRLSLNGVRFKRISGTSMAFKNIASKIANELKL; encoded by the exons CCCCCCTTGGGACACCTCGACAAGCCCAGCAGTAAGTCCAACATGCTGCGGGGCCGCAACTCAGCCACCTCTGCTGACGAGCAGCCCCATATCGGCAACTACCGGCTCCTTAAGACCATCGGCAAGGGTAACTTCGCCAAGGTGAAGCTGGCTCGGCATATCCTGACTGGGAAAGAG GTAGCTGTAAAGATCATTGACAAGACTCAGCTGAAttcctccagcctccagaaa CTGTTCCGTGAAGTAAGAATAATGAAGGTTCTGAACCATCCCAACATAG TTAAGTTATTTGAAGTGATCGAGACTGAGAAAACACTCTACCTGGTCATGGAGTACGCCAGTGGAG GAGAGGTGTTTGATTACCTAGTGGCTCATGGCaggatgaaagaaaaagaggCTCGAGCCAAATTCCGCCAG ATAGTGTCTGCTGTGCAGTACTGTCACCAGAAGTTCATTGTCCACAGAGACCTAAAG GCAGAAAACCTGCTCTTGGATGCTGATATGAACATCAAGATTGCAGACTTTGGCTTCAGCAATGAATTCACCTTTGGGAACAAGCTGGATACCTTCTGTGGCAGTCCTCCTTATGCTGCCCCAGAGCTCTTCCAGGGCAAAAAGTACGATGGACCCGAGGTGGATGTGTGGAGCCTGGGAGTTATCCTGTACACACTGGTCAGCGGATCCCTGCCTTTTGATGGACAGAACCTCAAG GAGCTACGGGAGCGGGTACTGAGGGGGAAATACCGTATTCCGTTCTACATGTCCACAGACTGTGAAAACCTGCTCAAGAAATTTCTCATTCTCAATCCCAGCAAGAGAGGCACTTTAGAG CAAATCATGAAAGATCGGTGGATGAATGTGGGTCACGAAGATGATGAATTAAAGCCTTATGTGGAGCCACTCCCTGACTACAAGGACCCCCGGCGGACAG AGTTGATGGTGTCCATGGGTTACACGCGGGAAGAGATCCAGGACTCACTGGTGAGCCAGAGGTACAACGAGGTGATGGCCACCTATCTGCTCCTGGGCTACAAGAGCTCCGAG CTGGAGGGCGACACCATCACCTTGAAGCCCCGGCCTTCAGCTGATCTGGCCAATAGCagtgccccctccccctcccacaagGTACAGCGCAGCGTCTCCGCCAACCCCAAGCAGCGGCGCTTCAGCGACCAGG CTGGCCCTGCCATCCCCACCTCCAATTCCTACTCTAAGAAGACTCAGAGCAACAACGCAGAAAACAAGCGGCCTGAAGAGGACCGGGAGTCAGGACGGAAGGCCAGCAGCACAGCCAAAGTGCCTGCCAGccccctgcctggcctggagaggaagaagACCACCCCAACACCCTCCACG AACAGCGTCCTCTCCACCAGCACAAACCGAAGCAGGAATTCCCCACTCCTGGAGAGGGCCAGCCTTGGCCAGGCCTCCATCCAGAATGGCAAAGACAG CACAGCCCCCCAGCGTGTCCCTGTCGCCTCCCCCTCCGCCCACAACATCAGCAGCAGTGGTGGAGCCCCAGACCGAACTAATTTCCCCCGGGGTGTGTCCAGTCGAAGCACCTTCCATGCTGGACAGCTCCGGCAGGTGCGGGACCAGCAGAATTTGCCCTACGGTGTcaccccagcctctccctctgGCAACAGCCAGGGCCGGCGGGGGGCCTCGGGGAGCATCTTCAGCAAATTCACCTCCAAGTTTGTGCGCAG aaatCTGTCTTTCAGGTTTGCCAGAAG gaacctgaaTGAACCTGAAAGCAAAGACCGATTGGAGACGCACAG ACCTCACGTGGTGGGCAGCGGTGGCAACGACAAAGAGAAGGAAGACTTTCGGGAGGCCAAGCCCCGCTCACTGCGCTTCACGTGGAGCATGAAGACCACGAGCTCCATGGAGCCCAACGAGATGATGCGGGAGATCCGCAAGGTGCTGGACGCCAACAGCTGCCAGAGCGAGCTGCACGAGAAGTACATGCTGCTGTGCATGCACGGCACACCCGGCCACGAGAGCTTCGTGCAGTGGGAGATGGAGGTGTGCAAACTGCCGCGCCTGTCTCTCAACGGCGTTCGGTTTAAGCGGATATCAGGCACCTCCATGGCCTTCAAAAACATTGCCTCCAAAATAGCCAACGAGCTTAAGCTTTAA
- the MARK2 gene encoding serine/threonine-protein kinase MARK2 isoform X4 has product MLRGRNSATSADEQPHIGNYRLLKTIGKGNFAKVKLARHILTGKEVAVKIIDKTQLNSSSLQKLFREVRIMKVLNHPNIVKLFEVIETEKTLYLVMEYASGGEVFDYLVAHGRMKEKEARAKFRQIVSAVQYCHQKFIVHRDLKAENLLLDADMNIKIADFGFSNEFTFGNKLDTFCGSPPYAAPELFQGKKYDGPEVDVWSLGVILYTLVSGSLPFDGQNLKELRERVLRGKYRIPFYMSTDCENLLKKFLILNPSKRGTLEQIMKDRWMNVGHEDDELKPYVEPLPDYKDPRRTELMVSMGYTREEIQDSLVSQRYNEVMATYLLLGYKSSELEGDTITLKPRPSADLANSSAPSPSHKVQRSVSANPKQRRFSDQAGPAIPTSNSYSKKTQSNNAENKRPEEDRESGRKASSTAKVPASPLPGLERKKTTPTPSTNSVLSTSTNRSRNSPLLERASLGQASIQNGKDSLTMPGSRASTASASAAVSAARPRQHQKSMSASVHPNKATGLPPTDSNCEVPRPSTAPQRVPVASPSAHNISSSGGAPDRTNFPRGVSSRSTFHAGQLRQVRDQQNLPYGVTPASPSGNSQGRRGASGSIFSKFTSKFVRRNLSFRFARRNLNEPESKDRLETHRPHVVGSGGNDKEKEDFREAKPRSLRFTWSMKTTSSMEPNEMMREIRKVLDANSCQSELHEKYMLLCMHGTPGHESFVQWEMEVCKLPRLSLNGVRFKRISGTSMAFKNIASKIANELKL; this is encoded by the exons ATGCTGCGGGGCCGCAACTCAGCCACCTCTGCTGACGAGCAGCCCCATATCGGCAACTACCGGCTCCTTAAGACCATCGGCAAGGGTAACTTCGCCAAGGTGAAGCTGGCTCGGCATATCCTGACTGGGAAAGAG GTAGCTGTAAAGATCATTGACAAGACTCAGCTGAAttcctccagcctccagaaa CTGTTCCGTGAAGTAAGAATAATGAAGGTTCTGAACCATCCCAACATAG TTAAGTTATTTGAAGTGATCGAGACTGAGAAAACACTCTACCTGGTCATGGAGTACGCCAGTGGAG GAGAGGTGTTTGATTACCTAGTGGCTCATGGCaggatgaaagaaaaagaggCTCGAGCCAAATTCCGCCAG ATAGTGTCTGCTGTGCAGTACTGTCACCAGAAGTTCATTGTCCACAGAGACCTAAAG GCAGAAAACCTGCTCTTGGATGCTGATATGAACATCAAGATTGCAGACTTTGGCTTCAGCAATGAATTCACCTTTGGGAACAAGCTGGATACCTTCTGTGGCAGTCCTCCTTATGCTGCCCCAGAGCTCTTCCAGGGCAAAAAGTACGATGGACCCGAGGTGGATGTGTGGAGCCTGGGAGTTATCCTGTACACACTGGTCAGCGGATCCCTGCCTTTTGATGGACAGAACCTCAAG GAGCTACGGGAGCGGGTACTGAGGGGGAAATACCGTATTCCGTTCTACATGTCCACAGACTGTGAAAACCTGCTCAAGAAATTTCTCATTCTCAATCCCAGCAAGAGAGGCACTTTAGAG CAAATCATGAAAGATCGGTGGATGAATGTGGGTCACGAAGATGATGAATTAAAGCCTTATGTGGAGCCACTCCCTGACTACAAGGACCCCCGGCGGACAG AGTTGATGGTGTCCATGGGTTACACGCGGGAAGAGATCCAGGACTCACTGGTGAGCCAGAGGTACAACGAGGTGATGGCCACCTATCTGCTCCTGGGCTACAAGAGCTCCGAG CTGGAGGGCGACACCATCACCTTGAAGCCCCGGCCTTCAGCTGATCTGGCCAATAGCagtgccccctccccctcccacaagGTACAGCGCAGCGTCTCCGCCAACCCCAAGCAGCGGCGCTTCAGCGACCAGG CTGGCCCTGCCATCCCCACCTCCAATTCCTACTCTAAGAAGACTCAGAGCAACAACGCAGAAAACAAGCGGCCTGAAGAGGACCGGGAGTCAGGACGGAAGGCCAGCAGCACAGCCAAAGTGCCTGCCAGccccctgcctggcctggagaggaagaagACCACCCCAACACCCTCCACG AACAGCGTCCTCTCCACCAGCACAAACCGAAGCAGGAATTCCCCACTCCTGGAGAGGGCCAGCCTTGGCCAGGCCTCCATCCAGAATGGCAAAGACAG CCTAACCATGCCAGGGTCCCGGGCCTCCACGGCTTCTGCTTCCGCCGCGGTCTCTGCGGCCCGGCCCCGCCAGCACCAGAAATCCATGTCGGCCTCCGTGCACCCCAACAAGGCCACTGGGCTGCCCCCCACGGACAGTAACTGTGAGGTGCCGCGGCCCAG CACAGCCCCCCAGCGTGTCCCTGTCGCCTCCCCCTCCGCCCACAACATCAGCAGCAGTGGTGGAGCCCCAGACCGAACTAATTTCCCCCGGGGTGTGTCCAGTCGAAGCACCTTCCATGCTGGACAGCTCCGGCAGGTGCGGGACCAGCAGAATTTGCCCTACGGTGTcaccccagcctctccctctgGCAACAGCCAGGGCCGGCGGGGGGCCTCGGGGAGCATCTTCAGCAAATTCACCTCCAAGTTTGTGCGCAG aaatCTGTCTTTCAGGTTTGCCAGAAG gaacctgaaTGAACCTGAAAGCAAAGACCGATTGGAGACGCACAG ACCTCACGTGGTGGGCAGCGGTGGCAACGACAAAGAGAAGGAAGACTTTCGGGAGGCCAAGCCCCGCTCACTGCGCTTCACGTGGAGCATGAAGACCACGAGCTCCATGGAGCCCAACGAGATGATGCGGGAGATCCGCAAGGTGCTGGACGCCAACAGCTGCCAGAGCGAGCTGCACGAGAAGTACATGCTGCTGTGCATGCACGGCACACCCGGCCACGAGAGCTTCGTGCAGTGGGAGATGGAGGTGTGCAAACTGCCGCGCCTGTCTCTCAACGGCGTTCGGTTTAAGCGGATATCAGGCACCTCCATGGCCTTCAAAAACATTGCCTCCAAAATAGCCAACGAGCTTAAGCTTTAA
- the MARK2 gene encoding serine/threonine-protein kinase MARK2 isoform X1 has product MSSARTPLPTLNERDTEQPPLGHLDKPSSKSNMLRGRNSATSADEQPHIGNYRLLKTIGKGNFAKVKLARHILTGKEVAVKIIDKTQLNSSSLQKLFREVRIMKVLNHPNIVKLFEVIETEKTLYLVMEYASGGEVFDYLVAHGRMKEKEARAKFRQIVSAVQYCHQKFIVHRDLKAENLLLDADMNIKIADFGFSNEFTFGNKLDTFCGSPPYAAPELFQGKKYDGPEVDVWSLGVILYTLVSGSLPFDGQNLKELRERVLRGKYRIPFYMSTDCENLLKKFLILNPSKRGTLEQIMKDRWMNVGHEDDELKPYVEPLPDYKDPRRTELMVSMGYTREEIQDSLVSQRYNEVMATYLLLGYKSSELEGDTITLKPRPSADLANSSAPSPSHKVQRSVSANPKQRRFSDQAGPAIPTSNSYSKKTQSNNAENKRPEEDRESGRKASSTAKVPASPLPGLERKKTTPTPSTNSVLSTSTNRSRNSPLLERASLGQASIQNGKDSLTMPGSRASTASASAAVSAARPRQHQKSMSASVHPNKATGLPPTDSNCEVPRPSTAPQRVPVASPSAHNISSSGGAPDRTNFPRGVSSRSTFHAGQLRQVRDQQNLPYGVTPASPSGNSQGRRGASGSIFSKFTSKFVRRNLSFRFARRNLNEPESKDRLETHRPHVVGSGGNDKEKEDFREAKPRSLRFTWSMKTTSSMEPNEMMREIRKVLDANSCQSELHEKYMLLCMHGTPGHESFVQWEMEVCKLPRLSLNGVRFKRISGTSMAFKNIASKIANELKL; this is encoded by the exons CCCCCCTTGGGACACCTCGACAAGCCCAGCAGTAAGTCCAACATGCTGCGGGGCCGCAACTCAGCCACCTCTGCTGACGAGCAGCCCCATATCGGCAACTACCGGCTCCTTAAGACCATCGGCAAGGGTAACTTCGCCAAGGTGAAGCTGGCTCGGCATATCCTGACTGGGAAAGAG GTAGCTGTAAAGATCATTGACAAGACTCAGCTGAAttcctccagcctccagaaa CTGTTCCGTGAAGTAAGAATAATGAAGGTTCTGAACCATCCCAACATAG TTAAGTTATTTGAAGTGATCGAGACTGAGAAAACACTCTACCTGGTCATGGAGTACGCCAGTGGAG GAGAGGTGTTTGATTACCTAGTGGCTCATGGCaggatgaaagaaaaagaggCTCGAGCCAAATTCCGCCAG ATAGTGTCTGCTGTGCAGTACTGTCACCAGAAGTTCATTGTCCACAGAGACCTAAAG GCAGAAAACCTGCTCTTGGATGCTGATATGAACATCAAGATTGCAGACTTTGGCTTCAGCAATGAATTCACCTTTGGGAACAAGCTGGATACCTTCTGTGGCAGTCCTCCTTATGCTGCCCCAGAGCTCTTCCAGGGCAAAAAGTACGATGGACCCGAGGTGGATGTGTGGAGCCTGGGAGTTATCCTGTACACACTGGTCAGCGGATCCCTGCCTTTTGATGGACAGAACCTCAAG GAGCTACGGGAGCGGGTACTGAGGGGGAAATACCGTATTCCGTTCTACATGTCCACAGACTGTGAAAACCTGCTCAAGAAATTTCTCATTCTCAATCCCAGCAAGAGAGGCACTTTAGAG CAAATCATGAAAGATCGGTGGATGAATGTGGGTCACGAAGATGATGAATTAAAGCCTTATGTGGAGCCACTCCCTGACTACAAGGACCCCCGGCGGACAG AGTTGATGGTGTCCATGGGTTACACGCGGGAAGAGATCCAGGACTCACTGGTGAGCCAGAGGTACAACGAGGTGATGGCCACCTATCTGCTCCTGGGCTACAAGAGCTCCGAG CTGGAGGGCGACACCATCACCTTGAAGCCCCGGCCTTCAGCTGATCTGGCCAATAGCagtgccccctccccctcccacaagGTACAGCGCAGCGTCTCCGCCAACCCCAAGCAGCGGCGCTTCAGCGACCAGG CTGGCCCTGCCATCCCCACCTCCAATTCCTACTCTAAGAAGACTCAGAGCAACAACGCAGAAAACAAGCGGCCTGAAGAGGACCGGGAGTCAGGACGGAAGGCCAGCAGCACAGCCAAAGTGCCTGCCAGccccctgcctggcctggagaggaagaagACCACCCCAACACCCTCCACG AACAGCGTCCTCTCCACCAGCACAAACCGAAGCAGGAATTCCCCACTCCTGGAGAGGGCCAGCCTTGGCCAGGCCTCCATCCAGAATGGCAAAGACAG CCTAACCATGCCAGGGTCCCGGGCCTCCACGGCTTCTGCTTCCGCCGCGGTCTCTGCGGCCCGGCCCCGCCAGCACCAGAAATCCATGTCGGCCTCCGTGCACCCCAACAAGGCCACTGGGCTGCCCCCCACGGACAGTAACTGTGAGGTGCCGCGGCCCAG CACAGCCCCCCAGCGTGTCCCTGTCGCCTCCCCCTCCGCCCACAACATCAGCAGCAGTGGTGGAGCCCCAGACCGAACTAATTTCCCCCGGGGTGTGTCCAGTCGAAGCACCTTCCATGCTGGACAGCTCCGGCAGGTGCGGGACCAGCAGAATTTGCCCTACGGTGTcaccccagcctctccctctgGCAACAGCCAGGGCCGGCGGGGGGCCTCGGGGAGCATCTTCAGCAAATTCACCTCCAAGTTTGTGCGCAG aaatCTGTCTTTCAGGTTTGCCAGAAG gaacctgaaTGAACCTGAAAGCAAAGACCGATTGGAGACGCACAG ACCTCACGTGGTGGGCAGCGGTGGCAACGACAAAGAGAAGGAAGACTTTCGGGAGGCCAAGCCCCGCTCACTGCGCTTCACGTGGAGCATGAAGACCACGAGCTCCATGGAGCCCAACGAGATGATGCGGGAGATCCGCAAGGTGCTGGACGCCAACAGCTGCCAGAGCGAGCTGCACGAGAAGTACATGCTGCTGTGCATGCACGGCACACCCGGCCACGAGAGCTTCGTGCAGTGGGAGATGGAGGTGTGCAAACTGCCGCGCCTGTCTCTCAACGGCGTTCGGTTTAAGCGGATATCAGGCACCTCCATGGCCTTCAAAAACATTGCCTCCAAAATAGCCAACGAGCTTAAGCTTTAA